A DNA window from Aminiphilus circumscriptus DSM 16581 contains the following coding sequences:
- the coaBC gene encoding bifunctional phosphopantothenoylcysteine decarboxylase/phosphopantothenate--cysteine ligase CoaBC encodes MTAWKEKRRILLGVSGGISAYKVPDFVRALRHGGNEVDCILTEAAERFVSPMVLATLSERRVWLERDFLSDDGGPQIPHIRLAERAEACGVVPCTADTLRKIAQGEAGTLLGATLLALRAPVVLFPAMNVHMWDHPATQASVTRCRELGYRVIEPEEGYLACGYEGRGRLPSKEVILEELWRALSPKCDLEGVRVLVTAGPTLEFLDPVRFLSNPSSGKMGYAMARTAWYRGAEVCLVTGPVPLDPPPGVECVRVTSALEMHDAVLRKLEWATVIVKAAAVGDYRAAQQETRKIKRESRERLCLDLEQNPDIAAAVGSRKRADQFLLGFAAETDDLIAHAQSKMRRKGLDMIVANPVSGQRNAFGAEDNSVVVIDKSGVVAEFSGNKESVADSLWDEVGKRLRGKGA; translated from the coding sequence CCTGCGGCACGGAGGCAACGAGGTGGACTGTATCCTCACGGAAGCGGCGGAGCGTTTTGTGAGCCCCATGGTGCTCGCCACTCTGTCGGAACGGCGGGTATGGCTCGAGCGCGATTTTTTGAGTGACGACGGGGGGCCGCAAATTCCCCATATCCGCCTTGCCGAACGGGCTGAGGCCTGCGGCGTCGTCCCCTGCACGGCGGATACACTGCGCAAGATAGCCCAGGGAGAGGCGGGAACGCTCCTCGGAGCGACGCTTCTCGCGCTGCGCGCCCCGGTGGTCCTTTTTCCGGCTATGAACGTGCACATGTGGGATCATCCGGCCACACAGGCCTCCGTTACCCGCTGTCGCGAATTGGGATACCGGGTGATCGAGCCGGAGGAGGGGTATTTGGCCTGCGGTTACGAGGGACGTGGACGACTTCCCTCCAAGGAGGTCATCCTGGAGGAGCTGTGGCGTGCGCTCTCTCCCAAGTGCGACCTGGAGGGCGTGCGTGTTCTCGTGACGGCGGGACCAACCCTCGAATTTCTGGATCCCGTCCGTTTCCTCAGCAACCCGAGTTCCGGAAAGATGGGGTATGCCATGGCGCGCACAGCCTGGTATCGTGGCGCGGAAGTCTGTTTGGTGACGGGGCCCGTTCCGCTCGATCCTCCGCCGGGAGTGGAATGCGTTCGCGTCACCTCCGCCCTGGAAATGCACGATGCGGTCTTGCGAAAGCTCGAGTGGGCGACGGTGATCGTGAAGGCCGCGGCGGTGGGAGACTACCGGGCGGCACAGCAGGAGACGCGGAAGATCAAGCGCGAATCGCGGGAGCGCCTCTGCCTGGACCTAGAACAGAACCCGGACATCGCCGCCGCCGTGGGGAGCCGCAAGCGGGCGGACCAGTTTCTGCTGGGGTTCGCCGCGGAGACGGACGACCTCATCGCCCATGCGCAGTCCAAGATGCGCAGAAAAGGGTTGGACATGATCGTCGCCAACCCCGTTTCGGGACAGCGTAACGCCTTCGGCGCGGAGGACAACAGCGTGGTTGTCATCGACAAAAGCGGCGTTGTCGCCGAATTCTCCGGAAACAAGGAATCCGTGGCGGATTCCCTGTGGGACGAGGTCGGAAAACGACTTCGCGGAAAAGGGGCATGA
- the der gene encoding ribosome biogenesis GTPase Der, translated as MAVVTVVGRPNVGKSSLFNRIVGRRAAIVDDLPGVTRDRLYGETEWNGRRFYVVDTGGIVFEEDLPFAPGVFAQVRSAIEESDVILFVIDGRNGPNSVDGEIASLLRKSRVPILVVCNKIDDPVHEKEMYEAYGLGFEQVFPVSAMHGRNVEDLLDAVVSLLPEPGSEEEVEEPEISVALIGRPNVGKSSILNALLGEERSLVSPIPGTTRDAIDSLVDIGGVLYRFIDTAGLRRKSRVDSDVEYYSNLRSFEAIDRCHVAVLVMEGGETATDQDKRLAGRVLDRGKGLVLVVNKWDLAPKREALGDEMRKFLKNEFTFAAHAPTVFVSAKTGRNLHKIPEHVAVVHANRRRRISTSELNRLLRDLMAFERLPSDGSGRFLKIYYCAQVRTAPPTFAFFVNDPNIVTQQFHRHVEKQLRQLACFDGVPLRIHWRKSERKE; from the coding sequence ATGGCTGTCGTAACTGTCGTAGGGCGCCCGAACGTAGGGAAATCATCGCTTTTCAACAGGATCGTCGGAAGGCGTGCCGCCATTGTCGACGATCTTCCCGGCGTGACCCGGGACAGACTCTATGGAGAGACCGAGTGGAACGGACGCCGGTTCTACGTGGTCGATACGGGCGGCATCGTCTTCGAGGAGGATCTCCCCTTTGCTCCGGGCGTGTTTGCCCAGGTCCGTTCGGCCATTGAGGAGAGCGATGTCATTCTTTTTGTCATCGATGGCAGGAACGGGCCGAATTCCGTGGACGGGGAGATCGCCTCGCTCCTCCGGAAGAGCCGGGTTCCGATTCTCGTGGTGTGCAACAAAATCGACGACCCCGTTCACGAGAAGGAAATGTACGAAGCCTACGGACTCGGCTTCGAACAAGTTTTCCCCGTCAGCGCCATGCACGGGCGGAATGTCGAGGACCTTCTCGATGCGGTGGTCTCGCTTCTGCCCGAACCGGGAAGCGAGGAGGAGGTCGAGGAACCGGAGATCTCCGTTGCGCTCATAGGGCGTCCGAACGTCGGAAAATCGAGTATCCTCAATGCTTTGCTCGGAGAGGAGCGTTCCCTCGTGAGTCCCATTCCGGGAACGACGAGGGATGCCATTGATTCTCTCGTGGATATCGGTGGTGTCCTCTATCGCTTCATAGACACCGCAGGCTTGCGGCGAAAGAGTCGCGTCGATTCCGACGTGGAATATTACTCGAACCTCCGCAGTTTCGAGGCCATCGACCGGTGCCACGTGGCGGTGCTGGTCATGGAAGGAGGAGAGACGGCGACGGATCAGGACAAACGGCTTGCCGGCCGGGTGCTGGACCGAGGCAAAGGGCTCGTTCTCGTGGTGAACAAATGGGATCTGGCGCCGAAACGGGAAGCTCTGGGAGACGAAATGCGCAAATTTCTGAAAAACGAATTTACCTTTGCGGCGCATGCACCCACGGTGTTTGTCTCCGCGAAGACCGGAAGGAACCTCCACAAGATTCCGGAGCACGTAGCGGTCGTGCACGCAAACCGGCGTCGCCGCATTTCCACATCCGAGCTGAACCGACTTCTTCGGGACCTGATGGCGTTCGAACGCCTTCCCAGCGACGGGTCTGGGCGATTTCTCAAGATCTATTACTGTGCCCAGGTACGGACAGCACCGCCTACCTTCGCCTTTTTCGTCAACGATCCGAATATCGTCACCCAGCAATTTCACCGGCACGTGGAGAAACAGTTGCGCCAGCTTGCCTGCTTCGATGGCGTTCCTCTTCGAATTCACTGGCGAAAAAGCGAGAGAAAGGAATAA